The DNA segment TGCAACCGTCTTTCCGAGGTCAATCTCGAGTCCAAGCCTCTCCGCAGTCTCCAGCGTCCTCCTCCGAGCTTCACTCCTCCCAAGGCCTAGGCTGGAGAGGTATATTGCAATATTCTCCTCAACAGCCATACTCTCGACTAGCCTGAACTGCTGGTAAACCATGGCTATCCCATTCCTTATAGCATCCCACGGCCCCCTCCAGGAGACCTTCCGGCCCCAAACATAAATCTCCCCCTCCGTAGGCTTGATCTCTCCGTAGAGTATCCTCATTAACGTGGTCTTACCCGCCCCGTTCTCGCCGAGGAGAGCGTGTACCTCGCCAGCCCTTAGGGTGAAGTCAACGTTGTCTAGAGCCTTTACACCGTCCGGGTAAACCTTTACTATGCCCCTCATAGCAACGGCGAGGCCAGCGTCGCCGGAGCCGTTTCCGCTCATACCGTAGCCACCCGTGAAGGCCTCGGTCCCCGGAGCCCTGTCTCACTTAACATTTTCCTTGGATAACACTGCCTTAACTCCAGTTAACAAGTATCCATAGAGTTCGGTTGGGATAAAAAGAGTGTGGCGGGATAGCTCCACCCGGCCTAAGATTCTAGCGCAGCCTCAAGGTTTCCAGCCTTTAGCTCCTCTATTATGCTGTCGTAAGTGTCGTGGTCTTGCGGTGTCACGAACTTTATCTCTCCATTGATAATCTTCTGCTTCAACTCTTCCACAAGCCTCCACCCGTCGTCGCTTATCCACTTCTCCCTCTGGGACATAACTATCTCGACCACCTTCTCCGGCGTCAAGCCCTCCGGTAGCTGGCCGGTCTCCGCCGCTATCTCGGCGAAGTACTTTATAATCTCCTCGTCGCTCAGCCCTAAGCCGCCCTCCTTGAGGCCCAAGCTTACTATGCCGCCTCTGAACCTCCCATCCACAACATCCTTTATGGCAGTATAGACCGCCACGTCAACCCTCTTCAAACCACTTATAATTATAGTCTGAGGGTCGTACCACTCCTGGCTAGCGTCCTGGCCTATGCTGAAGGCTGTAACCCCTCTCGAGGCGGCTTCCTTGACTGCGTTGAACATGCCCACGTGTGTGAGCCCTGCTACCCCGTAGAAGACCCTGACTCCCTGCTGTAGCATTTGCTCCGCTGTAGTCTTGCCCAGCGTTGGATCGTCAAACCTGCCTGTATACGTCCACACCATCTCGACGTCCGTACCCATGGCCTGGTTGTAGTACTGGACTCCATAGAGGTAACCTATGTGGAATCTCCAGAGCGGGGGTATGTCCATCCCCGCGACAGCACCCGCTTTAGCCTCCTCGCCGGTAGCCTGGGAGATGTTGTTGGCTATGTCGGCCGCGATTATGCCGACAAGGCTTGCCACCTCCTGCTCCCTGAAGAGGTAGCTCGCCACGTTGTCATACCTCTCCCTAGTGGCGGCGTCTATCAAAGCGTACTTCTGCTCCGGGTATCTAGGCGCGACCTTCTCAAGCGGCTCCTGCCATAGGAAGCCTACAAGGACGATTAGATCATACTCGCCACTCCTACTTGCAGCATCTAGAACACTCTCCATGACCGCCAGGCTCTGGGGCGTCTGAAAAACTACATCCACGCCGAGCTCCTCAGCCGCCCTATCAGCCCCTAGCGCAGCCATGTCGTTAAAACTGAGATCGCCCCTACCGCCAACGTCGAAGAGAACCAGTACAGTGATAGGCTTGGTTTGTTCCGTCGTCACCGAGGAAGTCGTAACCTCATAAGCAGCTGGCGTTGTGGTCTCCCCGCCTGTAGCCTCGGGTGGTGTAGTCGTGCCCGTAGCTCTTCCGGTCTCAGGCGCCTCTCCTCCCCCTCTAGATGTTATGACGAAAGCGGCTGCAACTAGGATCAACAGAAGAAAAACGGCGCCGGCAGCAATGAGTAGCCTCGAGTTGCTGGCTAACGCCAAGGCTACCAATCCATGTTGCCAGGCGGTACTGCCGGGATTTAAATAGTGAAAGCTAGACATTTAACATCGGGATAGCTAAAGCCTTTTGCTATTACTCATGCAAAAAAGGTTACACAAGGTCCTAATCCTCCCTCCAACACTAAACCCTTGGAGACCTTTATCAGCACTTCTATACAGCCAGCCGTATCCTCACATAGTAAACCTTCTCATCATCCCTCCTACCAGCCTCTAGGACCTCGAACCCCATATCCTCG comes from the Aeropyrum camini SY1 = JCM 12091 genome and includes:
- a CDS encoding BMP family ABC transporter substrate-binding protein, producing MALASNSRLLIAAGAVFLLLILVAAAFVITSRGGGEAPETGRATGTTTPPEATGGETTTPAAYEVTTSSVTTEQTKPITVLVLFDVGGRGDLSFNDMAALGADRAAEELGVDVVFQTPQSLAVMESVLDAASRSGEYDLIVLVGFLWQEPLEKVAPRYPEQKYALIDAATRERYDNVASYLFREQEVASLVGIIAADIANNISQATGEEAKAGAVAGMDIPPLWRFHIGYLYGVQYYNQAMGTDVEMVWTYTGRFDDPTLGKTTAEQMLQQGVRVFYGVAGLTHVGMFNAVKEAASRGVTAFSIGQDASQEWYDPQTIIISGLKRVDVAVYTAIKDVVDGRFRGGIVSLGLKEGGLGLSDEEIIKYFAEIAAETGQLPEGLTPEKVVEIVMSQREKWISDDGWRLVEELKQKIINGEIKFVTPQDHDTYDSIIEELKAGNLEAALES